The Longimicrobiales bacterium genome has a window encoding:
- a CDS encoding AAA family ATPase has protein sequence MKLRRLTLQGFKSFADRTELHFHDGITAIVGPNGCGKSNISDAIRWVLGEQRASAIRGSKMEEAIFQGTTQRRPLARAEVALEFDNSEQRLAMPHKDVEIRRVVFREGGSDYLLNRQSTRLRDILDMFRDTGLGANSYTVIEQGMVDSILSDRAEERRHMFEEAAGIGRYKDRRKSAQRRLEGAENDLSRLEDLVSEVTTKVRSLARQRTKAEKYQELRRRRLDLEVSVARAELERVRRTLDETARVLEDLTRDEPAARAALSTAEAELEQRRIESTEAGRERNLVAERHQEISRMIAERERELAVAAERRAHAERRIVQIGTERDELHVRIATLEAEVEEVRHERGGQAGVVESLGQRVLEVQERQSVLRQEVTEVRRADEEARSRENDLTRQLARMEADAAGAEARAHDAQERLEQLDDEESEILAHLAQLEEQRDLFAEQARQLEERIEELSAQREGYEQNIAGLREAELEAKRALSAAEDHANRLGSQVAALETIEREYQGFAPAVAAALNDRGNIDGLVGPVAEFLNLPKDRAAAVEGALGSLLQALVVRDRDAAAQVRQWVAAHSTNEFGMGSGSVSGLGIGKGAAVPAPAHEHDPAPAPAFVQGTVALIPRDALPKLEALIEVLEFAGTPPSEPMLIGRHERLERLRREAEHAAEERDARLAARDGIADRIHDADEALRELRSLIQSTDLELKRANADEATRAGQRGRADKAREELERRRADLRALIERARGDAQTARTSRTDLERGLGEHRVQWQQATESLAEREAAWEEVRDEEAELRVAHARAEGTLTALDRRIAQAKQDLHNATHRLDQLNLEEQEHVSSLDMLAGVSTGAGDRLQELFAQRDEVSVELRRLDEALAAAADAAMSLEAQVRTLRRSTEERSELRHRLEIQRTEADAADRRVRERLEAEWAKPYEQLVEEATPLDMDIDVMKGEFNAVTADIERLGPINMLAMDEYAEESTRLEFLTTQRDDLVKARDDLQQAIREINKTAKDLFNETFNAIRENFQTTFQTLFEGGECDIRLEDSEDPLESPIDISASPRGKRTQRIHLLSGGERALTALALLFAIYLVKPSPFCVLDEVDAPLDEANIGRFIGMLQTFKERTQFVVITHHPRTMEAADWLYGVTMEEPGISSIVGVKLDDVLEGVSGNGAAV, from the coding sequence ATGAAGCTTCGTCGTCTCACCCTGCAGGGGTTCAAATCCTTCGCAGACCGCACCGAGCTGCATTTCCATGACGGCATCACCGCCATCGTGGGGCCGAACGGCTGCGGCAAGTCGAACATCAGCGACGCGATCCGCTGGGTCCTCGGCGAGCAGCGCGCGTCCGCGATCCGCGGCTCGAAAATGGAAGAGGCGATCTTCCAGGGCACCACTCAGCGACGCCCGCTCGCGCGCGCCGAGGTCGCGCTCGAGTTCGACAACTCGGAGCAGCGGCTCGCGATGCCGCACAAGGACGTCGAGATCCGGCGCGTCGTCTTCCGCGAGGGCGGCAGCGATTACCTCCTGAACCGCCAGTCGACCCGCCTGCGCGACATCCTCGACATGTTCCGCGATACGGGCCTCGGCGCGAACAGCTACACGGTCATCGAGCAGGGCATGGTCGACTCGATCCTGTCCGATCGCGCGGAAGAGCGGCGCCACATGTTCGAGGAGGCCGCCGGCATCGGCCGCTACAAGGACCGTCGCAAGTCCGCGCAGCGCCGGCTGGAAGGAGCGGAGAACGACCTGTCGCGCCTCGAGGACCTCGTCTCCGAGGTGACCACGAAGGTCAGGAGTCTCGCCCGCCAGCGCACGAAGGCCGAGAAATATCAGGAGCTGCGCCGTCGCCGGCTGGACCTGGAGGTGTCCGTCGCCCGCGCCGAGCTCGAGCGCGTCCGGCGCACGCTCGACGAGACGGCACGCGTACTCGAGGACCTGACGCGCGACGAGCCCGCGGCCCGCGCGGCGCTGTCCACCGCCGAGGCGGAGCTCGAGCAGCGTCGCATCGAGTCGACGGAAGCAGGACGCGAGCGGAATCTGGTCGCGGAGAGGCACCAGGAGATCTCGCGCATGATAGCCGAGCGCGAGCGCGAGCTGGCGGTCGCGGCGGAGCGGCGCGCGCATGCCGAGCGTCGCATCGTCCAGATCGGCACGGAACGCGACGAGCTCCATGTGCGCATCGCCACACTCGAGGCGGAGGTCGAGGAAGTCCGGCACGAACGCGGCGGCCAGGCGGGCGTCGTCGAGTCGCTCGGCCAGCGCGTGCTCGAGGTGCAGGAGCGCCAGAGCGTGCTGCGCCAGGAAGTCACGGAAGTGCGACGTGCGGACGAGGAGGCGCGCTCCCGCGAGAACGACCTGACGCGCCAGCTCGCGCGCATGGAGGCGGACGCGGCGGGTGCCGAGGCCCGGGCGCACGACGCCCAGGAGCGCCTCGAGCAGCTCGACGACGAGGAGTCCGAGATCCTCGCGCACCTCGCCCAGCTCGAGGAGCAGCGCGACCTGTTCGCCGAACAGGCCCGTCAGCTCGAGGAGCGCATCGAGGAGCTGAGCGCGCAGCGCGAGGGTTACGAACAGAACATTGCCGGCCTGCGCGAGGCCGAGCTCGAAGCGAAGCGCGCGCTCTCGGCCGCCGAGGACCACGCCAACCGGCTGGGCTCGCAGGTGGCCGCCCTCGAAACCATCGAGCGCGAATACCAGGGCTTCGCGCCCGCCGTCGCCGCGGCGTTGAACGACCGCGGCAATATCGATGGCCTCGTCGGTCCCGTCGCCGAGTTCCTGAACCTGCCGAAGGATCGCGCCGCCGCCGTCGAAGGCGCGCTCGGCTCATTGCTCCAGGCGCTCGTGGTGCGTGACCGCGACGCGGCCGCACAGGTACGCCAATGGGTCGCGGCGCATTCGACGAACGAATTCGGGATGGGGAGCGGGAGCGTGTCCGGGCTCGGGATCGGGAAAGGCGCCGCAGTTCCCGCTCCCGCACACGAACACGATCCCGCTCCCGCTCCCGCATTCGTTCAGGGCACAGTAGCCCTCATACCGCGGGACGCCCTCCCGAAGCTGGAAGCGCTGATCGAGGTCCTCGAGTTCGCCGGCACGCCGCCGAGCGAGCCGATGCTCATCGGTCGGCACGAGCGGCTCGAGCGACTGCGCCGTGAGGCCGAACACGCGGCGGAAGAGCGTGATGCCCGGCTCGCCGCGCGCGACGGGATCGCGGACCGCATCCACGACGCGGATGAAGCGCTCCGCGAGCTGCGCTCCCTGATTCAGTCAACGGACCTGGAGCTGAAGCGTGCCAACGCCGATGAGGCGACGCGGGCTGGACAGCGCGGCCGCGCCGACAAGGCGCGCGAGGAACTGGAGCGGCGCCGCGCCGACCTGCGTGCGTTGATCGAACGCGCGCGCGGCGACGCGCAGACCGCGCGCACATCGCGCACGGACCTCGAGCGCGGCCTGGGCGAGCACCGGGTGCAGTGGCAGCAGGCCACCGAGTCGCTTGCCGAACGTGAAGCGGCCTGGGAAGAGGTGCGCGACGAGGAAGCGGAGCTGCGCGTGGCGCATGCCCGCGCCGAGGGTACGCTGACCGCGCTCGACCGGCGGATCGCGCAGGCGAAGCAGGACCTGCACAACGCAACGCACCGTCTCGATCAGCTGAACCTGGAGGAGCAGGAGCACGTCTCCTCCCTCGACATGCTGGCCGGCGTCAGCACGGGCGCCGGCGACCGGCTCCAGGAGCTGTTCGCACAGCGCGACGAGGTCTCCGTTGAGCTGCGCCGCCTCGACGAGGCACTCGCGGCGGCGGCGGATGCGGCGATGTCGCTCGAGGCGCAGGTGCGCACGCTGCGTCGCTCCACCGAAGAGCGCAGCGAGCTCCGCCACCGCCTGGAGATCCAGCGCACGGAGGCCGACGCGGCCGACCGTCGCGTCCGCGAGAGGCTGGAGGCGGAGTGGGCGAAGCCGTATGAGCAGCTGGTCGAGGAGGCGACGCCGCTCGACATGGATATCGACGTCATGAAGGGCGAGTTCAACGCAGTCACGGCGGACATCGAGCGGCTTGGTCCGATCAACATGCTCGCGATGGATGAGTACGCCGAGGAGAGCACGCGGCTGGAGTTCCTGACGACCCAGCGCGACGATCTGGTGAAGGCCCGCGACGATCTGCAGCAGGCCATTCGGGAGATCAACAAGACCGCGAAGGACCTCTTCAACGAGACGTTCAACGCGATCCGCGAGAACTTCCAGACGACGTTCCAGACCCTCTTCGAGGGCGGCGAATGCGATATCAGGCTTGAAGATAGCGAGGATCCACTGGAGTCGCCGATCGACATCAGCGCCTCGCCGCGCGGCAAGCGGACCCAGCGTATCCACCTGCTCTCAGGCGGCGAGCGCGCGCTCACGGCACTGGCGTTGCTGTTTGCGATCTATCTGGTGAAGCCGAGCCCCTTCTGCGTTCTCGACGAGGTCGACGCGCCGCTGGACGAGGCCAACATCGGCCGGTTCATCGGCATGCTCCAGACATTCAAGGAGCGCACGCAGTTCGTCGTCATCACGCACCACCCGCGCACCATGGAAGCCGCCGACTGGCTCTACGGCGTCACCATGGAGGAGCCGGGCATCAGCTCCATTGTCGGCGTCAAGCTGGACGATGTGCTCGAGGGTGTGAGCGGTAACGGCGCGGCCGTCTGA
- a CDS encoding nucleotide sugar dehydrogenase, which translates to MKSIETRTAVAGVIGLGYVGLPLAVEIGRSGYRTIGFEISEIIAGAVNAGTSHIQDVSSDSVAGLVKQKRLMATTDMSLMSQCDVISICVPTPLSKTKDPDLSYILSAARLTAQHLRPGQIVILESTTFPGTTRDVLLPLLEEGGLKAGEDFFVCFSPERVDPGNPVWGTKNTPKVLGGVTEACMQVGYAFYSNVFEHMVPVESAEAAELVKVYENTFRMINIALVNELAQVCDRLGVDVWNVIDAAATKPFGFMKFTPGPGLGGHCIPLDPHYLSWKMRTLHFKTRMIDLASDINSEMPQFVVRKANDALNQRGKALHGARVLVLGVAYKKDLDDIRESPALDVMRLLQEKGADVAYHDPHCSVILDDGYTELDHLPLHSAPLTNEVLQAADLVLITTDHSEVDYQRVADQAEVVLDTRGAMRRVTGKARIISLSGAVADPGEMARRPHGWATTAANGHHRVAADAQG; encoded by the coding sequence ATGAAGTCGATCGAGACACGCACCGCCGTGGCCGGAGTGATCGGTCTCGGGTATGTCGGGCTTCCCCTGGCAGTCGAGATCGGCAGAAGTGGCTACAGAACGATCGGATTTGAGATATCCGAGATCATCGCGGGGGCCGTGAACGCCGGCACCAGCCATATCCAGGACGTATCGAGTGACAGTGTTGCCGGCCTCGTCAAACAGAAGCGCTTGATGGCCACAACGGATATGTCACTGATGTCGCAGTGCGATGTGATCTCCATTTGCGTCCCGACACCGCTCAGCAAGACGAAGGATCCGGATCTGTCCTACATCCTCAGCGCAGCGCGACTGACTGCTCAGCACCTGCGGCCCGGCCAGATCGTGATTTTGGAAAGTACCACGTTCCCGGGGACTACACGTGATGTGCTGCTCCCGTTGCTCGAGGAGGGGGGCCTCAAGGCGGGTGAGGACTTCTTTGTGTGCTTCAGCCCTGAAAGGGTGGACCCCGGCAACCCCGTATGGGGAACCAAGAACACGCCGAAGGTTCTTGGGGGTGTAACCGAAGCATGCATGCAGGTCGGCTACGCGTTTTACTCGAACGTGTTCGAGCACATGGTTCCGGTCGAGAGTGCGGAAGCCGCCGAGCTCGTGAAGGTTTACGAGAACACGTTCCGCATGATCAATATTGCGCTGGTCAACGAGCTGGCTCAGGTGTGTGACCGCCTTGGTGTGGACGTCTGGAACGTCATCGATGCCGCTGCCACGAAGCCTTTCGGGTTCATGAAGTTTACGCCCGGACCAGGTCTCGGCGGTCACTGCATCCCTCTCGACCCGCACTATCTTTCGTGGAAGATGCGGACGCTGCATTTCAAGACGCGCATGATCGACCTCGCCAGCGACATCAACTCGGAGATGCCACAGTTCGTAGTCCGCAAGGCCAACGATGCGCTGAACCAGCGCGGTAAGGCACTGCATGGCGCGCGGGTACTCGTGCTCGGCGTCGCCTACAAAAAGGACCTTGATGATATCCGGGAGAGTCCCGCCCTGGACGTCATGCGCCTTCTCCAGGAGAAGGGAGCGGACGTCGCGTATCACGATCCGCATTGTTCCGTGATTCTGGATGATGGGTATACGGAGCTTGATCATTTGCCACTGCACAGCGCCCCGCTTACGAACGAAGTGCTTCAGGCCGCTGACCTCGTCCTCATTACAACCGACCACTCGGAGGTCGATTATCAGCGTGTCGCTGATCAGGCAGAAGTAGTCCTGGACACACGGGGTGCCATGCGCCGCGTTACCGGGAAGGCGCGAATTATCTCTTTGTCCGGCGCCGTGGCCGATCCGGGGGAGATGGCGCGTCGACCGCATGGCTGGGCCACCACTGCCGCGAACGGGCACCACCGCGTCGCCGCCGACGCGCAGGGTTGA
- a CDS encoding NAD-dependent epimerase/dehydratase family protein: MGRYIITGTAGFIGSNVAAQLLDAGQDVIGIDNLNDAYDVRLKRWRLDQLERREGFRFEHLDLLDRDRLGQLFREARGYDAVLNLAARAGVRPSVENPWIYNDANNTATLNLLDLCVKHGVEKFVLSSTSSLYGGDNARPFVETANTDRPLSPYAATKKAAEAMCYTYHYLHGLDVTVFRYFTVYGPAGRPDMAPFRFVQWIREGRTVHVFGDGTQERDFTFVEDVARGTIAGLQKVGYEIVNLGSDEPSLLSEMIALIEEATGQPAKLEYSPAHKADVRATWANIDKAASLLGWRPRTDLREGLRRTVDWYEENREWAKDIETGK, encoded by the coding sequence GTGGGTCGGTACATCATCACAGGCACTGCCGGGTTCATTGGTTCGAACGTCGCCGCACAGCTGCTCGATGCCGGGCAGGACGTAATCGGCATCGACAATCTGAATGACGCGTACGATGTCAGACTCAAGCGGTGGAGGCTGGACCAACTGGAGAGGAGGGAAGGGTTCAGGTTCGAACACCTCGATCTGCTCGACCGTGACCGCCTGGGCCAGCTGTTCCGTGAAGCGCGAGGGTATGACGCAGTGCTCAACCTTGCTGCGCGTGCCGGGGTTCGTCCGTCGGTCGAGAATCCGTGGATTTACAACGACGCGAACAACACGGCGACTCTGAACCTCCTCGACCTGTGTGTTAAGCACGGTGTCGAGAAGTTCGTGCTCTCCTCTACGTCATCGCTCTATGGCGGTGACAACGCACGACCCTTCGTGGAGACCGCCAACACGGATCGTCCGCTCTCGCCCTATGCGGCTACCAAGAAGGCAGCCGAAGCGATGTGCTACACGTACCATTACCTCCACGGTCTGGACGTCACGGTGTTCCGTTACTTCACCGTTTATGGTCCGGCCGGCCGTCCCGACATGGCTCCATTCCGCTTCGTTCAGTGGATCCGGGAAGGTCGCACGGTGCATGTTTTCGGGGATGGCACTCAGGAACGCGATTTCACGTTTGTGGAGGATGTGGCGCGCGGCACGATTGCCGGGCTCCAGAAAGTGGGCTACGAGATCGTGAATCTCGGTTCGGACGAGCCGTCGCTGCTGAGCGAGATGATTGCGTTGATCGAAGAGGCTACCGGACAGCCGGCAAAGCTCGAGTATTCCCCGGCGCACAAGGCGGACGTGCGCGCGACATGGGCCAACATCGATAAGGCGGCTTCGCTGCTTGGCTGGCGGCCGCGCACGGATTTGAGGGAAGGCCTCCGCCGCACAGTCGACTGGTACGAGGAGAACCGGGAATGGGCGAAGGACATCGAGACGGGGAAGTAG
- a CDS encoding ribonuclease Z, which produces MILTCIGTGTAAPEPDRVCSGFLLEGHGLRMLFDCGPGVVHNMARLRLDWQTITHLCLTHFHNDHIGDVPMLFFAWKHGMRPQRTAPLTVFGPKGTKRKLVRMAKLFGDHISEPPFELDIQELSDLAEVRLNDVAEISARRTPHTDRSIAFRLEVSGRSFCYTGDTGFSDEVAVFAQAADVLLTECSLPEDEPMASHLTPSQVAAMARVALPRRLLVTHVYPQLDRAEVPILVREGGWPAEVHVVSDGERIEV; this is translated from the coding sequence ATGATCCTGACCTGCATTGGTACCGGTACTGCCGCTCCCGAACCGGACCGTGTCTGCTCCGGCTTCCTGCTGGAGGGCCACGGCCTGCGCATGCTGTTCGACTGCGGGCCGGGCGTGGTCCACAACATGGCCCGGCTCCGACTCGATTGGCAGACGATCACGCATCTCTGCCTCACGCATTTCCATAACGATCATATCGGCGATGTGCCGATGCTGTTCTTCGCGTGGAAGCATGGCATGCGGCCGCAGCGCACTGCACCGCTGACCGTCTTCGGACCGAAGGGTACGAAGCGCAAGCTGGTGCGGATGGCGAAGCTGTTCGGCGACCATATCAGCGAGCCACCGTTCGAGCTCGACATTCAGGAGCTGAGCGACCTGGCGGAAGTGCGCCTGAACGACGTCGCGGAGATCAGCGCTCGCCGCACACCGCACACGGACCGGTCGATCGCGTTCCGGCTGGAGGTCTCCGGCCGGTCATTCTGCTACACGGGCGACACCGGCTTCAGTGACGAGGTCGCGGTGTTCGCGCAGGCGGCCGATGTCCTGCTGACGGAGTGCTCCCTCCCGGAGGACGAGCCGATGGCGAGTCACCTTACGCCTTCGCAGGTGGCGGCAATGGCGCGCGTCGCGCTGCCGCGTCGGCTGCTGGTGACGCACGTGTATCCGCAGCTCGATCGCGCCGAAGTCCCGATTCTGGTTCGCGAAGGCGGGTGGCCGGCTGAAGTTCATGTGGTATCGGACGGGGAGCGCATCGAGGTCTGA
- a CDS encoding acetyltransferase produces the protein MSTQIEDLVIWGHGGFGREVAWLAETITSPRSVVTCFINDDEAAHGALVNEIPVTSLDAAASLSSSRAMVVAVGSPAVRERLVMRAADAGWHFPALLHPRIETSRWVSIGDGVIICAGCILTTNIRLGDHVHINLDCTIGHDVVLEDYVTLAPGVHVSGRVHIQRRAYVGTGATIINGSAEQPLVIGADAVVGAGACVTRSVPEGATVVGVPARSRQ, from the coding sequence GTGTCAACGCAGATTGAGGACCTCGTCATCTGGGGACATGGCGGCTTCGGGAGGGAGGTAGCGTGGCTGGCGGAGACCATCACGTCACCCAGGTCGGTCGTCACCTGCTTCATCAATGATGATGAGGCTGCCCACGGCGCCCTCGTCAACGAGATCCCTGTTACCAGCCTGGATGCGGCTGCCAGCCTGAGCTCCAGCCGAGCGATGGTGGTCGCCGTCGGATCTCCGGCTGTCCGGGAGCGACTGGTAATGAGGGCCGCAGACGCCGGGTGGCATTTCCCCGCACTTCTTCACCCGCGCATCGAAACGTCCCGGTGGGTCAGCATCGGCGACGGGGTGATCATCTGTGCGGGATGCATCCTCACCACCAACATTCGCCTCGGCGATCACGTCCACATCAATCTGGACTGCACCATTGGGCATGACGTCGTCCTGGAGGACTACGTGACCCTGGCACCAGGCGTGCACGTATCCGGCAGGGTTCATATACAACGGCGTGCGTACGTCGGCACCGGCGCCACGATCATCAATGGGTCCGCAGAGCAGCCCCTCGTGATCGGTGCGGACGCCGTCGTGGGTGCGGGGGCGTGTGTGACACGTTCGGTTCCCGAAGGAGCCACCGTGGTAGGGGTTCCAGCGCGCTCGCGCCAGTAA
- a CDS encoding DegT/DnrJ/EryC1/StrS family aminotransferase: MAVQNRVMVSVPLLDLKAQYGSIRADIDAAVARVVESQYFILGPEVTAFEQEVAAHCDVQHAVGMSSGTDALLAALMALNVGPGDEVVVPSYTFFATAGVIARLGAKPVFIDIDPVTFNIDPDAAEAALNSRTKAIIPVHLYGRMADMHAIMAAAHRRDVAVIEDAAQAIGATDEYGRQAGSVGDMGCYSFFPSKNLGGFGDGGMTVSNSDEYAHVLRMLRMHGMEPKYFHSIVGGNFRLDALQAAVLRVKLRHLDGWTSARRQNAARYRDLFAEFGLDGRVTVPQDEPGHIYNQFVIRAPDRDALQAHLRAYDIGTEIYYPVPLHLQQCFAELGYCEGDLPHSEAAARETLALPVYPELEDEQLTHVVRSISEFYGGR; encoded by the coding sequence ATGGCAGTACAGAATAGAGTCATGGTGAGCGTGCCTCTGCTGGACCTGAAGGCGCAGTATGGCTCCATCAGAGCCGACATCGACGCGGCTGTGGCACGGGTAGTCGAGTCGCAGTACTTCATCCTGGGACCCGAGGTCACCGCCTTCGAGCAGGAGGTTGCTGCCCATTGCGACGTGCAGCACGCCGTGGGCATGTCATCCGGAACGGATGCTCTGCTTGCTGCATTGATGGCTCTGAACGTAGGACCTGGCGACGAGGTCGTGGTACCGAGCTACACCTTCTTCGCGACTGCCGGCGTGATCGCGCGGCTCGGGGCCAAGCCGGTTTTCATCGACATCGATCCTGTCACGTTCAACATCGATCCGGATGCGGCTGAGGCCGCGCTGAACAGCCGAACGAAGGCCATCATTCCCGTTCACCTGTACGGCCGCATGGCCGATATGCATGCCATTATGGCGGCTGCGCATCGCCGCGATGTCGCCGTCATCGAGGACGCGGCGCAAGCGATCGGTGCGACCGACGAATACGGCCGGCAGGCGGGCTCGGTCGGCGATATGGGGTGCTATTCGTTCTTCCCGAGCAAGAACCTGGGCGGTTTTGGTGATGGCGGCATGACCGTCAGCAACAGCGATGAGTACGCTCATGTGCTGCGCATGCTGCGTATGCACGGCATGGAGCCGAAATACTTCCACTCGATCGTCGGGGGCAACTTCCGGCTGGACGCGCTTCAGGCCGCTGTGCTGCGCGTCAAGCTCCGGCATCTCGACGGCTGGACGAGTGCCCGCCGTCAGAACGCCGCCCGGTATCGCGACCTCTTCGCAGAATTCGGGCTCGATGGTCGCGTTACGGTGCCGCAGGACGAACCCGGGCATATCTACAACCAGTTCGTGATTCGTGCTCCGGATCGTGATGCCCTTCAGGCGCATCTGAGGGCGTACGATATCGGCACGGAGATCTACTATCCGGTCCCTCTTCATCTGCAGCAGTGCTTCGCGGAACTGGGCTATTGCGAAGGCGATCTACCGCATTCCGAAGCGGCTGCACGCGAGACGCTCGCGCTGCCGGTCTATCCAGAGCTCGAGGACGAACAGCTGACGCACGTCGTCAGGAGCATCAGCGAATTCTACGGGGGCCGATGA
- the wecB gene encoding UDP-N-acetylglucosamine 2-epimerase (non-hydrolyzing) → MKVMVVAGARPNFMKIAPVVAELEKQRHETVLVHTGQHYDTSMSQAFFDDLGIRAPDHFLGVGGGSHAVQTARIMERFEPVLIEARPDWVVVPGDVNSTLGAALVTVKLKPELGTRLAHLEAGLRSHDWRMPEEINRVLTDRCSDLLLTPSRDAHANLAAEGIEESRVRFVGNVMIDTLLLRVEAARERNHAAALGLERDGYVAATLHRPSNVDEPDALRTCLQALAQIAECMPVVLPMHPRTRQRAEAFGLGDLLAPLTATGPLGYLEMLSVTDGARVVLTDSGGLQEETTVLGVPCVTLREQTERPITIEQGTNRLAPWPLTVDGLIRAFEEALARPRRPVGDNCPEGWDGKAAERLVDALESFRSAPATV, encoded by the coding sequence ATGAAGGTCATGGTCGTTGCGGGCGCGCGCCCGAACTTCATGAAGATCGCTCCGGTCGTAGCTGAGCTCGAGAAGCAGAGACATGAGACGGTGCTGGTCCATACCGGGCAGCACTACGACACGAGTATGTCCCAGGCATTCTTCGACGATCTGGGCATCCGCGCTCCCGACCACTTCCTGGGCGTGGGCGGCGGCAGTCATGCAGTTCAAACCGCGCGCATCATGGAGCGCTTCGAGCCGGTGCTCATAGAGGCCCGGCCGGACTGGGTAGTCGTCCCGGGCGACGTGAACTCTACGCTGGGCGCTGCGCTCGTCACGGTGAAGCTCAAGCCGGAGCTTGGCACCCGTCTCGCTCATCTGGAAGCCGGCCTCCGCAGCCACGACTGGCGCATGCCGGAGGAGATCAACCGCGTTCTGACGGACCGGTGCTCCGATCTTCTGCTTACGCCCAGCCGGGATGCGCATGCGAACCTCGCCGCCGAAGGCATCGAGGAGAGCCGCGTCCGGTTCGTCGGCAACGTCATGATCGATACGCTTCTGCTGCGGGTCGAGGCCGCACGTGAGCGGAATCACGCGGCAGCGCTTGGGCTGGAGCGGGACGGATATGTCGCGGCGACGCTGCATCGTCCGTCGAACGTGGATGAACCGGATGCGCTTCGCACGTGCCTGCAGGCACTGGCGCAGATTGCAGAGTGCATGCCCGTAGTGCTGCCGATGCATCCGCGGACGCGGCAGCGGGCCGAGGCGTTCGGCCTGGGCGACCTGCTCGCACCGCTCACTGCCACCGGGCCGCTCGGATACCTGGAGATGCTCTCCGTAACTGACGGTGCGCGTGTTGTCCTCACAGACTCCGGCGGGCTGCAGGAGGAGACGACGGTGCTCGGCGTACCATGCGTCACACTGCGTGAGCAGACGGAGCGCCCGATAACGATCGAGCAGGGAACCAACCGTCTCGCCCCGTGGCCGCTCACCGTAGACGGTCTGATCCGGGCCTTCGAGGAGGCGCTCGCGCGGCCGCGCCGGCCCGTTGGCGATAACTGCCCCGAAGGCTGGGACGGAAAGGCCGCCGAGCGCCTGGTGGATGCGCTCGAATCCTTCCGATCCGCACCGGCGACGGTCTGA
- the rfbB gene encoding dTDP-glucose 4,6-dehydratase, which translates to MEAPIFVTGGAGFIGSALVRRLVRDDRPVVVLDKLTYAGNLDSLAEVSERPGFTFEQVDICDSRTVAALFEMHRPRALIHLAAESHVDRSIDGPAAFVQTNIVGTFTMLQAARAYLATAPDEVQDAFRFLHVSTDEVFGTLGANGRFDADTPYDPRSPYSASKAASDHLARAWSHTYGLPVLVTNCSNNYGPYQFPEKLVPLMILNALEGKPLPVYGQGENVRDWLYVDDHVDALLAVLERGRSGETYLVGGHGERRNIDVVRDICALVDELAPPLARPRSELIEFVMDRPGHDHRYAIDPSRIEGELGWRPRHTFDEGLRKTVTWYLENPEWGERVQSGAYRRERLGLADA; encoded by the coding sequence ATGGAAGCTCCTATCTTCGTCACTGGCGGCGCGGGGTTCATCGGCTCCGCGCTCGTGAGACGCCTGGTCCGGGACGACCGTCCGGTAGTGGTCCTCGACAAACTGACGTATGCCGGGAACCTCGATTCCCTCGCCGAGGTCAGCGAGCGGCCCGGCTTCACATTCGAGCAGGTGGACATCTGTGACAGCCGGACCGTGGCGGCATTGTTCGAGATGCACCGCCCACGTGCCCTCATCCACCTCGCCGCCGAATCGCACGTGGATCGTTCCATTGACGGGCCCGCAGCATTCGTCCAGACCAACATCGTCGGCACCTTCACGATGCTCCAGGCGGCGCGCGCCTATCTCGCGACCGCGCCCGATGAGGTGCAGGACGCCTTCCGCTTCCTGCACGTGTCGACCGACGAGGTCTTTGGAACGCTGGGCGCAAATGGCCGGTTCGACGCGGATACGCCGTACGACCCGAGGTCGCCGTACTCGGCGAGCAAGGCCGCCTCCGACCACCTTGCCCGTGCCTGGTCCCACACCTACGGTCTGCCGGTGCTGGTCACGAATTGCTCGAACAACTACGGACCGTATCAGTTCCCGGAGAAGCTGGTCCCGCTCATGATTCTGAACGCGCTCGAAGGAAAGCCGCTGCCAGTCTATGGTCAGGGCGAAAACGTGCGTGACTGGCTCTACGTGGACGATCATGTCGATGCGCTCCTCGCCGTGCTCGAACGCGGCCGCAGTGGAGAGACATATCTGGTTGGCGGCCACGGCGAGCGTCGCAACATCGATGTGGTGCGCGACATCTGCGCTCTGGTCGACGAGCTGGCGCCGCCGCTCGCTCGCCCGCGATCGGAGTTGATCGAGTTCGTCATGGATCGACCCGGCCATGACCACCGTTATGCGATTGACCCATCGCGGATCGAGGGCGAGCTCGGCTGGCGTCCGCGCCACACCTTCGACGAGGGGCTGCGCAAGACCGTGACCTGGTATCTCGAGAACCCCGAGTGGGGTGAGCGCGTTCAGTCCGGCGCTTACCGACGCGAGCGGCTCGGCCTGGCGGACGCATGA